One part of the Ancylomarina subtilis genome encodes these proteins:
- the thiC gene encoding phosphomethylpyrimidine synthase ThiC, whose amino-acid sequence MNKTDINKLISRDGFPNSERIYIKGKMDGVNVAMRQIKLSPTRNSDDTLEENAPLTVYDTSGPFTDPSIEIDLNKGIDKIRQPWIESRKKEIIQTQMYFAKRGIITPEMEYVAIRENQGLSEDQLQKGEKLITPEFVREEVASGRAIIPANINHPESEPMIIGKNFLTKINANIGNSPVDSSIEKEVDKSVWAFRWGADTIMDLSTGENIHQTREWILRNSPVPVGTVPLYQALEKTKGKSEDLSWEIFRETLIEQAEQGVDYFTIHAGLLWRHIRHTINRTTGIVSRGGAIMAKWCMYHHQESFLYTHFDEICDILAKYDIAISLGDALRPGSIADANDQAQFAELKTLGELCQRAWDKDVQVMIEGPGHVPMHKIKENMELQEKYCHNAPFYTLGPITTDIAPGYDHITSAIGGAMIGWLGTAMLCYVTPKEHLGLPNKDDVKTGVITYKIAAHASDLAKGIVGAQVRDNAMSKARFEFRWKDQFCISLDPETAMKYHDETLPDEGSKQSHFCSMCGEHFCSMKASRDVRDMAAKKEKKRQEFIEAGGEVYN is encoded by the coding sequence ATGAATAAAACAGACATTAATAAACTGATATCAAGGGATGGATTCCCAAATTCAGAAAGAATTTATATCAAAGGTAAAATGGACGGCGTCAATGTTGCCATGCGTCAAATTAAGCTAAGTCCAACACGAAATTCAGATGATACACTTGAAGAAAATGCACCACTAACGGTTTATGATACATCAGGTCCATTCACCGATCCAAGTATTGAAATCGATCTGAATAAAGGTATCGACAAGATCAGACAGCCGTGGATTGAAAGCCGCAAAAAAGAAATCATCCAAACCCAAATGTACTTCGCAAAACGAGGCATTATAACCCCTGAAATGGAGTATGTTGCAATTCGTGAAAATCAGGGGTTAAGTGAAGACCAACTGCAAAAAGGCGAAAAACTGATTACGCCCGAATTTGTACGCGAAGAAGTGGCTAGTGGTCGTGCCATTATTCCAGCCAACATCAACCACCCAGAGAGTGAACCTATGATTATTGGTAAAAATTTCTTAACCAAGATCAATGCCAATATCGGAAACTCGCCGGTTGATTCCAGTATCGAAAAAGAGGTAGACAAATCCGTTTGGGCTTTCCGATGGGGAGCAGATACCATTATGGATTTGAGTACCGGAGAAAATATTCATCAAACTCGCGAATGGATTCTTCGTAACTCACCCGTACCGGTAGGAACGGTGCCTTTGTATCAGGCTCTTGAAAAAACAAAAGGTAAATCCGAAGATTTAAGTTGGGAAATTTTCCGTGAAACACTGATTGAACAAGCCGAACAAGGGGTCGATTACTTTACCATTCACGCTGGCCTGCTTTGGCGTCATATTCGCCACACCATCAACCGTACCACAGGTATTGTGTCCCGTGGAGGTGCCATTATGGCCAAGTGGTGTATGTACCATCACCAGGAAAGCTTTTTGTATACCCACTTCGATGAAATTTGTGACATCCTGGCCAAATACGATATAGCCATCTCTTTAGGTGATGCTTTACGTCCTGGTTCCATTGCCGATGCCAACGACCAGGCTCAGTTCGCTGAATTGAAAACACTAGGCGAACTTTGTCAACGCGCCTGGGATAAAGATGTTCAGGTAATGATTGAAGGTCCCGGGCATGTACCCATGCATAAAATCAAGGAGAATATGGAACTGCAAGAGAAGTATTGCCACAATGCCCCTTTCTATACCTTAGGCCCTATCACCACCGACATTGCTCCGGGTTATGACCATATAACATCTGCTATTGGAGGTGCCATGATTGGATGGTTAGGAACTGCCATGCTATGCTATGTGACTCCGAAAGAACATCTGGGATTGCCTAATAAAGACGATGTTAAAACGGGCGTGATTACCTACAAGATTGCCGCTCATGCTTCTGATTTGGCAAAAGGTATTGTTGGTGCTCAGGTTCGGGACAATGCCATGAGTAAAGCCCGTTTCGAATTCCGATGGAAAGATCAATTCTGCATCTCTCTGGATCCGGAGACAGCAATGAAATACCACGATGAAACCCTTCCTGATGAAGGTTCAAAACAATCACACTTTTGCTCCATGTGCGGCGAACATTTCTGCTCTATGAAAGCCAGTCGCGATGTACGGGATATGGCTGCAAAAAAAGAAAAGAAACGTCAGGAATTTATAGAGGCCGGAGGTGAAGTTTATAATTAA
- a CDS encoding Calx-beta domain-containing protein has protein sequence MKKVYIFTFHKQLRNFSEFTKGLSKLIMMSFLLASMLFVSGNDASAQCTESFVSSNDSANSIETNVGQSFTACQDGVLTKVRVLSTAAYSNKTLTIYEGAGLISPLGSVSGVSLIIAPDGDFTSFSEIDVSSLNISVTNGSQYTFYFGSSTVSLKYANSDFYAGGTAYYEGSVIGVADFLFEVDIAAGSSNAAPTATAPSAPIVSEDDTNVALADDIQVADTDGDDQTVTFTITGGTLTTGTTGIIFGGSGNGSASFTAAGTLAAINTALDAATFTPTPNLNGTNAGVISFYANDGTENSNTASVTFNITAVNDDPTISGLPTDITVSEDIASNVDLSAATLSDVDAGLNSIVLTISASAGTLTAGSGGSVTIGGSGTGTLSLTGSVANIDTYLNTSSNIKYTSASNVNGNDAATLTLTANDGGYTGTGGGTDVSLGTVNVDITAVNDAPIISIEGSVLSYTENNTAIQIDASATVSDPDGDAEWNGGQLAIEIDLYNEAADEISISDTDEDGIAITISGANIFANGTDVGDLVPSGGVATGGTQLAIGFDSDATNAIVQEVFQSIRYRNTSDNPGTSNRVITIAALDAVLASKTVQRTIGVTAVNDDPTISGLPTDITVSEDIASNVDLSAATFNDVDAGANSIVLTIYASAGTLTASSGGSVTIGGSGTGTLSLTGSVANIDTYLNTSSNIKYTSASNVNGNNAATLTLTANDGGYTGSGGGTDVSLGTVNIDITAVNDTPTASSFTASLIYQNTAYEFSTANFSYSDIDSDPIDHLRITAVPSNGTLWIDSDASETVNGAEIALSNNSTVSKADLDAGYLKYLNTTGTSSSFTFDVNDGTDFSASTYTATLSVIPEPTVTLSLEPLSTMVEDGGTTNVKATLSHSFNKNVTVNLFVSGVATGSGTDYTLAASSIVISAGNTYNSVQLTSVSDVLDEDDETVIIDISTVINGVELGTQQVTATILDDDAKPAITFTYEEQNSIGESGIVNMTIQVFPASGRDISIPFSVNGSSTATIGADYSITASPVVIPAGDDEINIVVTINSDAIDENNETVIVDIGLVANAIPQMYTSQTINIIDDDALPTIAFNSTGSNGLESISSANLQVDLSSVSGRDVFVDYVVTGTATGADYTLANGTLTISAGAASDNITISSIVDDLLDEDNETVIVTLSNPVNSTLGTNTVHTYTINDNDALPTIAFNSTGSNGLESISSANLQVDLSCISGRDVLVDYAVTGTATGGGTDYTLANGTLTISAGAASDNITIASIINDLLDENNETVIVTLSNPVNATLGTNTVHTYTILNDDVAPTIEFIATSSSGAESVSSKDLQVDLSAASGLNVSVDYAVTGTATGDGTDYTLANGILTISAGSASDNITIASIINDLLDENNETVIVTLSNPVNATLATNNVHTYTINDDDAAPTIEFSSTSSNGLESVSSANLQIDLSAASGLTVTVDYAVTGTATGADYTLADGTLTIAAGDASDNITIGSIVDDLLDENNETVIVTLSNPTNATLGSNTVHTYTITDNDATPTIEFSSISSNGLESVSSANLQVGLSAASSFDVTVDYTVTGTATSADYTLADGMLTFAAGDLNKNITIASIVDDLLDENNETVIVTLSNQTNAILGSNTVHTYTITDNDATPTIEFSSISSNGLESVSSANLQVDISTASGLVVTVDYTVTGTATSADYTLADGTLTFAAGDLNKNITIASIVDDLLDENNEMVILTLSNPTNATLGSNTVHTYMITDNDATPTIEFSSTSSNGLESVSSANLQVDISTVSGLVVTVDYTVTGTATSADYTLADGTLTFAAGDLNKNITIASIVDDLLDENNETVIVTLSNPTNATLGSNTVHTYTINDNDGIRVVDFNSTSSNGLESVSSADLQVDLSAASGLTVTVDYTVTGTATSADYTLADGTLTLAAGDLNKNITIASIVDDLLDENNETVIVTLSNPTNATLGSNTVHTYTITDNDSRPVITSSQSFAIDEDISNDESVGIILATDADTGTILSSWSIVDGNVEAIFAISSTTGELRVVDNTKIDFEKVESYTLGIMVSDGINTSTVENVNVNVVDVNDNKPLVIENQSFSVNEMEANNTSLGMVLASDNDSGTALSKWKIMSGNSVGIFGINSSTGELRIFDNTNLDFERTNHYTLGICVSDGKNISAIEDVFVTIIDVNERPIANAGENQFVPNNSRVELNAWHSYDPDGDYLDFVWSAPEGIELSDVHDPKPTFMSPNVLVLTDFVFKLIVNDGELDSEESSVVVTVDNVTGIEEIDSDPVNVSLYPNPSKGAFYIELNKRPTDGAALELINLSGKLIYSQKLYEKKTYLNLSLKSGMYFLKVELDNRTVMKKIIIE, from the coding sequence ATGAAAAAGGTTTACATTTTTACTTTCCATAAGCAATTAAGAAATTTTTCAGAGTTTACAAAAGGTCTAAGCAAGTTGATTATGATGTCTTTTTTGCTTGCCAGTATGTTGTTTGTTTCAGGTAATGATGCTTCTGCTCAATGTACAGAATCATTCGTATCTAGTAATGATAGTGCTAATAGTATTGAAACTAATGTCGGTCAGAGTTTTACAGCTTGCCAGGATGGTGTTCTTACAAAAGTGCGCGTATTAAGTACAGCTGCATACAGTAATAAGACGCTTACTATTTATGAAGGGGCTGGTTTAATTTCGCCTCTAGGTTCAGTATCAGGTGTAAGTCTCATTATTGCCCCAGATGGTGATTTTACGAGTTTTTCGGAAATAGATGTTTCCTCATTAAATATTTCAGTTACTAATGGAAGTCAATATACCTTTTATTTTGGTTCATCTACTGTTTCTCTCAAGTATGCAAATAGTGATTTTTATGCTGGAGGAACTGCTTATTATGAGGGGAGTGTAATTGGTGTAGCGGACTTCCTTTTTGAGGTGGATATTGCAGCAGGGTCTTCCAACGCCGCTCCCACAGCCACTGCTCCAAGTGCTCCAATTGTAAGCGAAGATGACACAAATGTTGCTTTGGCTGATGATATTCAAGTAGCAGATACCGATGGAGATGACCAGACGGTTACATTTACAATTACAGGTGGTACACTTACTACAGGAACTACAGGCATTATATTTGGTGGCAGTGGAAATGGATCAGCTAGTTTTACAGCAGCCGGTACACTGGCTGCAATAAATACCGCCCTGGATGCTGCAACTTTTACTCCTACACCTAACCTAAACGGGACAAATGCTGGTGTAATTTCGTTTTATGCAAATGATGGTACAGAAAACTCAAATACTGCATCAGTTACTTTTAATATTACAGCTGTTAACGATGATCCAACTATTTCAGGTTTGCCAACAGATATAACAGTTTCGGAGGATATTGCAAGTAATGTCGATCTTTCGGCTGCCACTTTAAGCGATGTTGATGCAGGATTAAACAGTATTGTATTAACTATTTCTGCATCAGCAGGAACTCTTACTGCTGGTTCAGGAGGTTCAGTCACCATTGGCGGTTCAGGTACAGGAACACTTAGTTTAACAGGTTCTGTAGCTAATATTGATACTTATCTAAATACGTCATCGAATATAAAATATACAAGTGCTTCGAATGTAAATGGTAACGATGCTGCTACATTAACTCTAACAGCTAATGACGGAGGTTATACCGGAACAGGTGGAGGAACAGATGTTTCTTTAGGAACAGTTAATGTTGATATAACAGCTGTTAACGATGCTCCAATTATTTCAATTGAGGGATCTGTTTTATCTTATACCGAAAATAATACAGCTATTCAAATTGATGCATCGGCAACTGTAAGTGATCCTGACGGTGATGCCGAATGGAACGGTGGACAACTGGCTATAGAAATAGATTTATATAATGAGGCAGCAGATGAAATTAGCATTAGTGATACCGATGAAGATGGAATAGCAATTACCATTAGCGGAGCCAATATATTTGCTAATGGCACTGACGTAGGAGATTTAGTTCCCAGTGGAGGAGTAGCAACAGGGGGCACGCAACTCGCTATCGGATTTGATTCTGATGCTACAAATGCCATTGTGCAGGAAGTGTTTCAATCTATACGATACAGGAATACTTCTGATAATCCTGGAACTTCAAATCGGGTAATAACCATTGCTGCTTTGGATGCAGTTCTTGCCAGTAAAACTGTTCAACGTACAATTGGTGTTACGGCTGTTAACGATGATCCAACCATTTCAGGTTTGCCAACAGATATAACTGTTTCGGAGGATATTGCAAGCAATGTTGATCTTTCAGCTGCCACTTTTAATGATGTTGATGCAGGAGCAAACAGTATTGTATTAACTATTTATGCATCAGCAGGGACTCTCACTGCCAGTTCAGGAGGTTCAGTCACCATTGGAGGTTCAGGTACAGGAACACTAAGTTTAACAGGTTCTGTAGCTAATATTGATACTTATCTAAATACGTCATCGAATATAAAATATACAAGTGCTTCGAATGTAAATGGTAACAATGCTGCTACTTTAACACTGACTGCTAATGATGGAGGATATACCGGATCGGGAGGAGGAACCGATGTTTCTTTAGGAACAGTGAATATCGATATTACTGCTGTTAATGATACTCCCACTGCTTCCAGTTTCACAGCCTCTTTAATTTATCAGAATACCGCTTATGAATTTTCAACAGCCAATTTTAGTTACTCTGATATTGACAGCGATCCCATTGATCATTTAAGGATAACAGCAGTTCCTAGTAATGGAACATTATGGATTGATTCAGATGCTAGTGAAACAGTTAACGGAGCAGAAATTGCTTTATCAAATAATAGCACTGTTTCAAAAGCAGATTTAGACGCAGGTTATTTAAAATACTTGAATACAACTGGAACATCATCTAGTTTTACATTCGATGTGAACGATGGAACCGACTTCAGTGCTTCTACCTATACTGCTACATTGTCGGTTATACCAGAGCCAACTGTTACACTTAGCTTGGAACCATTATCTACTATGGTCGAAGATGGAGGAACTACGAATGTTAAGGCAACATTATCGCATAGCTTTAATAAAAATGTAACAGTGAATCTTTTTGTTTCAGGAGTAGCAACAGGTTCAGGCACTGATTATACTTTAGCTGCATCATCAATAGTAATATCAGCTGGGAATACCTATAACTCCGTACAACTTACTTCTGTTAGTGATGTTTTAGATGAAGATGATGAAACTGTAATAATTGATATATCAACAGTTATAAATGGTGTCGAATTGGGGACACAACAAGTTACAGCAACAATACTTGATGATGACGCAAAGCCTGCTATTACATTTACTTATGAAGAACAGAATAGTATTGGTGAGTCAGGAATTGTAAATATGACTATTCAAGTATTTCCTGCAAGTGGAAGAGATATATCAATACCATTTTCTGTTAATGGTTCTAGCACAGCTACAATTGGTGCAGATTATTCTATAACAGCAAGTCCTGTAGTTATTCCGGCTGGAGATGATGAAATTAATATTGTTGTTACTATCAATTCAGATGCTATAGATGAAAATAATGAGACTGTTATAGTTGATATTGGTTTAGTTGCTAATGCAATACCTCAGATGTATACTTCACAAACTATAAATATTATTGATGACGATGCTTTACCGACCATTGCATTTAACTCAACTGGTTCAAATGGATTGGAATCAATTAGTAGTGCTAATCTTCAAGTAGATCTTTCATCTGTAAGTGGTAGAGATGTTTTTGTAGATTATGTGGTGACAGGAACGGCTACAGGCGCTGATTATACACTTGCAAATGGAACTTTAACCATAAGTGCAGGGGCAGCATCAGATAATATAACAATATCAAGTATTGTTGATGATTTATTAGACGAAGATAACGAAACAGTAATTGTTACATTATCGAATCCTGTAAATTCAACATTAGGAACAAATACTGTTCATACCTATACTATCAACGATAATGATGCTTTACCGACCATTGCATTTAACTCAACTGGTTCAAATGGATTGGAATCAATTAGTAGTGCTAATCTTCAAGTAGATCTTTCATGTATAAGTGGTAGAGATGTTCTTGTAGATTATGCTGTAACTGGAACAGCAACTGGCGGTGGGACTGATTATACACTTGCAAATGGAACTTTAACCATAAGTGCAGGGGCAGCATCAGATAATATCACAATAGCAAGTATTATAAACGATCTTTTGGATGAGAATAACGAAACAGTTATTGTTACATTGTCGAATCCTGTAAATGCAACTTTAGGAACAAACACTGTTCATACTTATACAATACTTAATGATGATGTCGCTCCGACTATTGAATTTATTGCAACAAGTTCTAGTGGAGCAGAATCAGTAAGTAGTAAAGATTTACAAGTCGATTTATCAGCAGCAAGTGGATTGAATGTTTCAGTTGACTACGCAGTAACAGGAACAGCAACTGGTGATGGGACTGATTATACTCTTGCAAACGGAATATTAACAATAAGTGCAGGGTCAGCATCAGATAATATCACAATAGCAAGTATTATAAACGACCTTTTAGATGAGAATAACGAAACAGTTATTGTTACATTGTCGAATCCTGTAAATGCAACTTTAGCAACAAATAATGTTCATACTTATACAATTAATGATGACGATGCTGCGCCAACAATTGAGTTTAGTTCGACATCTTCAAATGGACTAGAATCGGTAAGTAGTGCCAATTTACAAATTGATTTATCAGCGGCAAGTGGTTTGACTGTGACGGTTGATTATGCGGTAACCGGAACAGCAACTGGAGCTGACTATACTTTGGCAGATGGTACCTTAACGATTGCAGCTGGTGACGCCAGTGATAATATTACCATTGGAAGTATTGTTGATGATCTCTTGGATGAAAATAACGAGACGGTGATTGTGACCCTTTCGAATCCAACGAATGCAACTTTGGGAAGTAACACGGTTCATACTTATACGATTACGGATAATGATGCGACGCCAACAATTGAGTTTAGTTCGATTTCTTCTAATGGCTTGGAATCGGTAAGCAGTGCTAATTTACAAGTAGGTTTATCAGCTGCAAGTAGTTTTGATGTTACAGTTGATTATACAGTAACAGGAACTGCAACGAGTGCTGATTATACTTTAGCTGATGGAATGTTGACTTTTGCAGCGGGCGATCTTAATAAGAATATCACCATTGCCAGTATTGTTGATGACCTGTTGGATGAAAATAATGAGACGGTCATTGTAACTCTTTCAAATCAGACGAATGCCATATTGGGTAGCAACACGGTTCATACCTATACGATTACGGATAATGATGCGACGCCAACAATTGAGTTTAGTTCGATTTCTTCTAATGGATTGGAATCGGTAAGTAGTGCCAATTTGCAAGTGGATATTTCTACGGCAAGTGGTTTAGTAGTTACAGTTGATTATACGGTAACGGGAACTGCAACGAGTGCCGACTATACTTTAGCTGATGGGACTTTGACTTTTGCAGCGGGTGATCTTAATAAGAACATCACAATTGCCAGTATTGTCGATGATCTGTTGGATGAGAATAATGAGATGGTTATTTTGACCCTTTCAAATCCGACGAATGCAACCTTGGGAAGTAACACGGTTCATACCTATATGATTACGGATAATGATGCGACGCCAACAATTGAGTTTAGTTCGACATCTTCGAATGGCTTGGAATCGGTAAGTAGTGCCAATTTGCAAGTGGATATTTCTACGGTAAGTGGTTTAGTAGTTACAGTTGATTATACGGTAACGGGAACTGCAACGAGTGCCGACTATACTTTAGCTGATGGGACTTTGACTTTTGCAGCGGGTGATCTTAATAAGAACATTACCATTGCCAGTATTGTCGATGATCTGTTGGATGAGAATAATGAGACGGTTATTGTGACCCTTTCAAATCCGACGAATGCGACCTTAGGCAGTAATACGGTTCATACTTACACGATAAATGATAATGATGGTATCCGAGTAGTGGATTTTAATTCGACATCTTCAAATGGATTAGAGTCGGTGAGCAGTGCTGATCTGCAAGTGGATCTTTCGGCAGCAAGTGGTTTAACTGTTACAGTTGATTATACGGTCACGGGAACTGCAACGAGTGCCGACTATACTTTAGCTGATGGGACATTGACTTTAGCAGCGGGTGATCTTAATAAGAACATTACCATTGCCAGTATTGTCGATGATCTGTTGGATGAGAATAATGAGACGGTTATTGTGACCCTTTCAAATCCGACGAATGCGACCTTAGGCAGTAATACGGTTCATACCTATACGATTACGGATAATGATTCGAGACCAGTTATTACATCAAGTCAGAGCTTTGCAATAGATGAGGATATTTCTAATGATGAAAGTGTTGGAATTATCTTGGCAACTGATGCTGATACAGGGACCATTTTAAGTAGTTGGTCAATTGTTGATGGAAATGTTGAGGCCATATTTGCAATCAGTTCTACTACAGGTGAATTACGTGTTGTTGATAATACAAAAATTGATTTTGAAAAGGTTGAATCTTATACATTGGGTATTATGGTTAGTGATGGTATAAATACCTCCACTGTAGAAAATGTGAATGTTAATGTCGTTGATGTTAATGATAATAAGCCTTTAGTAATAGAAAATCAAAGTTTCTCAGTTAATGAGATGGAGGCCAATAATACGAGTTTAGGAATGGTTTTAGCATCCGATAATGATTCAGGAACAGCCCTTAGTAAATGGAAAATAATGTCGGGAAATTCCGTCGGTATTTTTGGAATCAATTCTTCAACAGGAGAACTCCGTATTTTTGATAATACAAATTTGGATTTTGAAAGAACGAATCATTATACTTTGGGTATTTGCGTGAGTGATGGCAAGAATATCTCGGCGATAGAGGACGTTTTTGTGACGATTATTGATGTGAATGAAAGACCGATTGCTAATGCTGGAGAAAATCAATTTGTGCCCAATAATTCGAGGGTGGAACTTAATGCGTGGCATTCCTATGATCCGGATGGAGATTATTTAGACTTTGTTTGGTCTGCACCTGAAGGGATCGAGTTATCAGATGTTCATGATCCTAAACCGACCTTTATGTCTCCGAATGTGCTTGTTTTGACTGATTTTGTTTTTAAGCTTATTGTCAATGATGGCGAATTAGATTCAGAAGAAAGTTCAGTGGTTGTAACTGTTGATAATGTGACCGGAATTGAAGAGATCGATAGTGATCCCGTGAATGTCTCTTTGTATCCGAATCCTTCAAAAGGCGCTTTTTATATTGAATTAAATAAGCGTCCTACTGATGGTGCTGCCCTTGAATTGATTAATCTGAGTGGTAAGCTTATTTATAGTCAGAAACTTTATGAGAAGAAAACGTACCTAAATTTATCACTCAAATCAGGAATGTATTTCTTAAAAGTTGAGCTGGATAATAGAACTGTCATGAAGAAGATTATTATCGAATAA
- the thiH gene encoding 2-iminoacetate synthase ThiH, whose amino-acid sequence MSFFDTLKQYDWEQIKDSIYAKTEQDVLHALNQTQCGLEDFKALISPAAAPFLEQMAQKSMLATQQRFGKTIQLYVPLYLSNTCSNSCVYCGFSHQNKIERVTLSEDQILKEAMAIKQMGFEHLLLVTGEHQKEAGFTYLMGAIELLRPHFAQISVEVQPMSTEEYQQLRQAGLHAVYVYQETYHQENYKNYHPAGKKANFQYRLETPDRLGKAGIHKIGLGCLIGLEDWRSDIWHTALHLSYLEKTYWQSRYSISFPRLRPNAGGFQPNMAISDRELLQVICAFRILNQEVELSLSTRESPTFRDHVFKLGITAMSAGSKTEPGGYAVHTKALEQFEVSDQRSPQEIESMLHEKKYEAVWKDWDRYM is encoded by the coding sequence ATGAGTTTTTTTGACACCTTAAAACAATACGACTGGGAACAAATTAAGGACAGCATCTATGCTAAAACGGAGCAAGATGTTTTGCATGCTCTTAATCAAACCCAATGTGGACTGGAAGACTTCAAGGCTTTGATTTCTCCTGCAGCGGCTCCCTTTTTGGAGCAAATGGCTCAGAAAAGTATGCTGGCGACACAACAGCGTTTTGGTAAAACCATTCAACTTTATGTCCCCTTATACCTTTCCAATACTTGTTCAAATTCATGCGTGTACTGTGGATTCAGTCATCAAAACAAAATTGAACGCGTAACCCTTAGCGAAGATCAGATTCTAAAAGAAGCTATGGCCATTAAACAAATGGGCTTCGAACACCTCCTTTTAGTCACTGGCGAACATCAAAAGGAAGCTGGTTTTACCTACCTGATGGGAGCTATCGAATTACTGCGTCCTCATTTTGCCCAAATTTCGGTGGAAGTACAACCCATGAGTACCGAAGAATATCAGCAACTGAGACAAGCAGGATTACATGCCGTTTACGTTTATCAAGAAACCTATCACCAGGAAAATTACAAAAACTATCACCCTGCCGGAAAAAAAGCAAACTTTCAATATCGACTTGAAACACCTGACAGACTGGGTAAAGCAGGCATTCATAAAATCGGTTTGGGTTGTCTTATCGGCTTAGAAGATTGGCGTTCGGATATCTGGCATACTGCTCTTCATCTATCCTATTTGGAAAAAACATATTGGCAGTCTCGCTATTCAATCTCCTTTCCACGCTTGCGTCCTAATGCAGGAGGTTTTCAGCCTAACATGGCGATCTCTGACAGGGAGCTATTACAGGTCATTTGTGCCTTCAGAATTCTGAATCAGGAAGTCGAACTCTCACTCTCAACCCGGGAATCACCCACTTTTCGCGATCATGTCTTCAAACTTGGCATAACAGCCATGAGTGCAGGATCAAAAACAGAACCTGGTGGCTATGCGGTACACACCAAAGCCCTGGAACAATTCGAAGTTTCGGATCAACGAAGTCCTCAAGAAATTGAAAGCATGTTGCACGAGAAAAAATACGAGGCTGTTTGGAAGGACTGGGACAGGTATATGTAA
- a CDS encoding HesA/MoeB/ThiF family protein, translating to MDTYKLSDKERDRYQRQIILPDFGEEAQIKLKNASVLVIGAGGLASPLLKYLCSTGVGRIGIMDGDIVEVSNLQRQIMYDESDEGQYKVEVSAQKLKEQNPNITIDCFNYRLTKDNAVALFKKYDLIIDACDNFETRYIICRAAQKADKAWIFASVFEYGGQVSVFNYRTKTQYSDLYPEAPDQIPLTDGKKIGVLPVVPGLIGLIQATEAIKIITGIGKILDGELLLYNAMDLSSQKLKIGKQG from the coding sequence ATGGACACATATAAACTAAGCGATAAAGAACGGGATCGATACCAACGCCAGATCATACTTCCTGACTTTGGAGAAGAGGCACAAATCAAACTAAAGAATGCGAGTGTTCTTGTGATTGGAGCCGGCGGACTAGCCTCTCCTCTGCTTAAATATCTCTGCTCAACCGGGGTCGGGCGGATAGGCATCATGGATGGTGATATCGTTGAAGTGAGCAACCTGCAACGACAAATCATGTATGATGAAAGCGACGAGGGGCAATATAAAGTTGAAGTCAGCGCACAAAAATTGAAAGAACAGAACCCAAATATCACGATTGACTGTTTCAATTACAGATTAACAAAGGATAATGCTGTTGCCTTATTTAAAAAGTACGACCTGATTATTGATGCCTGTGACAACTTTGAAACCCGCTACATCATTTGCCGTGCGGCACAAAAAGCTGACAAAGCCTGGATTTTTGCTTCTGTATTTGAATACGGCGGACAAGTTTCTGTTTTTAACTACAGAACTAAAACTCAATACAGCGATTTGTATCCTGAAGCACCGGATCAAATTCCTCTTACAGATGGAAAAAAAATCGGCGTACTTCCTGTCGTACCTGGTTTAATTGGCCTTATACAAGCAACCGAGGCCATTAAAATCATTACAGGAATTGGCAAGATACTCGATGGAGAACTACTGCTCTATAACGCTATGGACTTAAGCAGTCAAAAACTAAAAATTGGAAAACAAGGCTAA